The DNA segment AGGGAGGGGCGCTGGTCTACCATCTCCCCAAGTGGGAGAGTGGACGTCGTAATTTGTGGCAGCGGGGGTACGCGTTCGCGCGGCCCCTACCAAAGTCTAACCAAGTTTTTCTTCTATAAATCCAAGTATGTTTAAAAGGCCATGGTTTTATCTTATGGCAGGCAATGCTTCTCCATTCTCTTCTACGGAACGGAACAATAATCAAACTGCCAAAGAACGTCTATATATAGGTGATAAATGCTTGCTGTATCTTATATTTGCCCAACCATGGGTGTGCATCTAGTTGACCTGGTTTGAGTGTTATCAGTGGGTCCTTAACGTGGCTGCTGGATCTACCAAAATCCCGACAAATCCCCAACTACGGGAGCGCGACAGCAGCTAATCATAAGTCTCCTTAGCAGCAGCGATCATGCTTGAGGCCCATTTATTACAAGCTATAACGTAGCAAATTTCAACTAAAAGGAACTTGCATACATAAAATCCTGAAAGACATGTATCATCTATCAATTGGCAGAAATCACTTGCTGTCCTATAAAAAAGGAATACATTGCAAGAATAATATAGTAGTCATGCGTGCCCCCATTAGCACCAAGAAAAGGCTTGTTAACATAATCCTCGTTTATGCACTTTGGCTGCCAGAGTAAACATGACTACATCAAACAGTTTGCGATGCAAGATGTGCTTAGTCCTTATATCGAATGTCTATTACAAATAAAACAATATTTCAACAAAAGAGCAGGATATGGAGGAAAGTTGATATCCCTATGGTGTGACAACTTAATGCCCAATGCCCTTCTTCGCTCTAAGAGATTCAAGGGCCTTCTCTCGGAGCTCAATCTCAAGCCTTTTTTCCTCGGATTCTGTTCCTTCTGCAACAGCCAAACGAGAAGTCGTTTTAATTGAAGCTTCACCATCTGATTTACCATTATCATATTTCTCAAAATCTGGAGGGGGTGTCACAGTATCGATTGACTTCACTTTTAGCTTCTCAGCATGGCGTTCTGATCTTTTCCGGTGTTTATCTTCACGCTTTCGACGCCTTTCCTCTTTGCGTAATCTTTTCTCATCCTTCCTTCTTCTCTTGGCTTCCTTATCTTCAGTATGAGAATCAGGCTCAGAAGCCTCATCTTCCCTTCTATGCCTATCAGACTTTTTATGCCTTTTTTTGGTACTCCTATATTTATGTGTATTAGTCTCGTCAGAATCCGAATGATTGCTGTGTGCTTGACTGCTTGTATCCATTTTTCTCTCAGATTTTTTAACAGATTCTGTTTCATAATGCGATTCTCTGTATGCATCGCTTCTTGATTTAGCCCTTTTTTCAGCATCTGATACAGAAAGATCCGCACGGGAGCTTTTTAAAACCAGCTCATTAGAAACTACTGAAGCAGATGCAACTTGCACGGTTATCTTAGTTGAGTGTTGTCTATCATAGGAAACTTCCATAGAATGTTTTTCACCCTGTACCCTTTCAGGACCATATTCAGTATAACTGGCAAGAAAAGACATGATAGTAACACATCCACATAGCTATTAGGCAAGATAATGCATGGTGATTTAAGTATTCCTTGCACAGAAagcttaaaaagaaagaaaaaaaaaacattatcttTCAAAACCAGGATTTGGTCCAAGCCACAGAACTGTGGAAGACATTTAACTTCGTTAGGAGCTTTAACTAATCCCAGAACAGAATGATTATTAGGTGTATGCAAATCTATAGAAAAAGAATTGCTTCTGAGAGTTATACACCAAAAACTGAATGGTGATCCACACTAATGCTCAAACTTGGCCAACAATAATGTTAGCAGTGCTGGCGGTAATGTCAATTCCATGGGGTTGGCTTTATGAATCTTTTCCCACTCTGAGCTTTGTTAAGGCCAGTATCCATACCCAAACTACTCGAATTCAACTAAAAATTAAGAAAACTTGAAAGCGAGATTGCCATTGAGTCAACCGGAATGGCTGATCCAGGTCAAGGATCAACGAAAACTAGTCCAGGGCCATTGAGCTTTGTTGAAGGCAGCATCACAAATCAAATTTTCTCTCAGTATTTCCAACGAATTTTTTTAGCTTTTCCTTCACATCTCTTCTTGTTTAGCCAGTGCATTTGTCCTTTGAATATAACCGAACAAATTTAAACAATTTCCTTCAATTTAGCCTGGACTAGTATATCCACAAATGCTTCAGATGCTAAATTTCTTATATAGTTTCTTTCTAACCAAGCACATCCACCTTATATCCTCATTTCGATGACAGTAATTTCTTGAAAACCACCCAACATTCTAGTTCATAAAGCAAACAATGAATTAAGATCTAagtcaaaattaataaaataacataaatttcaTCATTCTTCATTGTCCACAAAAAGTTATTCTGTCACCCACCCTTCTTTCATTTTGGCCAACAGTCAATCTATTGTTTGTTTATGTGGTAGTTGTGGGTGCCTGCCAACACTATATTCTGGAACAAGAATAGTGTATCTTTAAGGGAATCGGTACACAGTCAAAGCCTATACAGAACAAAATTAGCCAATTTTTAGTTAAGAGATTCTCACATGAGACGACTCCTATAGGTACCAAAAATTTTCAGAAGAGTATGAGCATTAGAATGAAACTTGTATAAGCCAACAAGGATAGGAAGTTACAAAGGCTCACAAGATTGAAATATATTTCTGGTTGGTCATTGATATATAATTAGTACTGGAATAGATAGGCTGGATGGCATTTCAATTGAAAGCTAattcgaaaataaaaaaataatgaaaggCCACTACAAAGTATATTAATGGTAACATGTGCATGCACATGCTGTGAATAAAACATAATCTGTGGACATGACATGAATAAATATTAACGTCAAAGCACAAATACTAATTATTATGAGCAATATAGTCAAACATATAAATGTCAAAGTATGACATGGATAAATAATTAGGTTGAGATGCATGGCTTATACTCAAAAGAGTACTTGGTCACCAAAATGAAAATCAAAGAGGTAAGTTTCCCCAAAAGAGGTGATGCTACttggcttttttttttccctcctgCACTGTGATCAATTTGGATGGTATTAATCAACCAAGCAGGATGATTTTTGATTGAGAATAACAGTCCTAGTTAATACAAGGTGATCCATTCAATAATTGATCTGCCTCAGCCAAGCTCGGCCTTTTAAGTGAATAGATTGATTTGGATGGAATAAAAAACTTCAACCATTGTTGTCAGCTACATTAAACAGTCTATTAAAAGATACTAATATATTCAGAGTTCGTATGATGAATGTTAATTAGGGACATTGAATTCAAATCAGAAACAGTGAGCCAATGCTCAGAGAGACTGAAATTGAACTTGGTAGAGGACTGCTTTAACTCTcatctcttctttttcctcttgaaGGTCAGATTGCCGTCTTGCTCTAGATCTACTCTATAACCCATCAGTTTAACTTAAATGTCTCttgcttttctttttcacttGCCACCCCACTTTATTCATCTATCAGCTTAATCATCTTATTTTATactactacaacaacaacaataacaacaaagctgTAAGTCCCAGAAGCCCCAAAATCTTATTTTCTTACCCCAAAATTTTTGCATAAACTATCCTTATACCTAGTTTTCTGACTTCATTCAGTAGTCTCAATTTGATGGTCAAGATCATCTTCAATTTGTTTTTGTTCACCAGTCTGTTACTAATTATAGATTACTGATTTTAGGGACTAATGCAAATTGTGTTATTAGTTCTATTCTGTCTCAGTTTTAACACCAATAATGATTTTTGTTAGACTGTACTAACATATTTAGGTATGCTTTTAAAAACTTGATAATCATAAATGCTTGCTGACCTATTAATTCCctattgaaattaaaaaaaaaattgctgaGTATCTGGGAGGAACCATAAGGGGACATGGGGACGTGTGCTTGAGAACAGGAAAGAATGAAACAAGAGAAGAGAAAAGCAAAAGGAGAATGTTATTCACCTTTTACATTCAGTTTCCTTATTTTTTATGCCCATGTTAGAATGACGATCTTGGTTGCTTGGAGAGTGATCAACTTCTAACCCGTTATTAGAAAACTCTTCTTGGCTGAATTTTTTGGCATGAAACCTTTTCTTCTTCATATCAGCTGCTGAATCTCTACCTTTCTTGGATGAGGAATCAGTTCTACAGTATGCATCCTCCCTGAAAATTAGAATGTGGATAGATAACAGGACTGACATGAGATTCAAGTATAATTCAAAACCAAAGAAGCCAAAAGAATAAACTTAACCTGACAACATAAGACTCTTCATTGTTGTCATTTATTTCTTGGATGTTGTTAGGCAATCGTTTTTCAGACAGCCTGCAAGATCATTTGGTGACCAATCTCTATGATAAACTGATAAACCTCAAAGGTAGGAGCAATGACAAAAAATACTACATAGGCATGTACCTATTTCTTCTTGTTGGACTTTTTCTCAAATGGCTAGGGGAATCTGACTGCTCTGAAGAGTTCTCTGATGGTACATCATAATCTTTGCTGTGGATGTCATTCTGATCCCTGGAATCTGGACTGGAAGACCTAGAAGAAACTGTTAAAATGTGTGGAAGGGGATCCAAGATGTTGCCCTTGAAGTCCGAATGATCAACCACCTCTCTATGCAAGGTGTGATGAACTGGTGATCTCTTCTCACGAGCCCTGAGTAAAAGAAGTTATGATAAGAATGTCTGTACTGCAATATTTGTATGGCACACTTTCCATTAAGATGTCAATCTATAGACAACTGGGAAACAGGATACAGCCTTAAGAACCACCTCTTGGGTGAATATTTATCCCGACGCCTTTTGGAGTCATAACCATTACTTCTGGTATCTGTTTCCCTACTTGAACCTCTATGAGCTGGATAAGATGGGCTAATACTCCTGTGAGGACTGCTACTCCTGCACATGTATCAGCACATGAGACAAGATATACAAAGTGCAATGTTAGCAATAACATTTGCAATAATCAGTTAATTTAAAACAGGTACAATTTTCTGTGTCAACACCTCTTTCTTGCCCGCAGAGACACTTGAGAATCTCCACCATAATTTCCAGGTGAATGCAGAGACCTCTTTTGCTGTTGAAACCGGTTTCGAGGTGATCTCCAAGGAGACACGGCCTTATCTCTTGCAGGAGATAAAGACCTACGCCTGATAGGAGACACACGGCGTGCAGCAGGTGGTCTCCGTTGGCGTGATGGGGAAGGCGATCTCCGATGGCGTGATGGGGAAGGCAATCTCCGATGGCGTGAAGGGGAAGGCGATCTCCTGCGGTTTTGAACTGGGGACCTATGGCGTGAGGGAGGAGACCTACAGCGCAACAATGGAGATCTTCGTCCATAAGGAGATTTTCGTCGGATGGGTGACGGTGATCTTCGTCTCGGTGATCTGCGCCTTGAAGGTGACCAGTTGCTCCGTGGGGAATATGTATGACGGGGAGAAATCGACCTTCTAGCTGGAGACTTATACTGCCTTTCAGATGACATGGCACGCCTATGTGGAGAATGATACCTTCTACTAGGAGAAAGTGAATGCCCTTGGGAATGAGATGAAAGAGATCGACTTCTTGATCGTCCTTCTCTGGTAAATGAAACATGTAAAAGAGCTCTGTTTTCATTACCCAAGCAACAGCATAAAAAAAAGTTGATCATGGAAATAAGAGTGAACTCGAAGATATAGGAAACAAATATGTCCAGATAATGGAAGTAACCATGCAGCAGAAGGCTGTTGTATAATTGATATATGAATTTGACAAAGGCAGTGCCAAATATCTGGTTCAACAAATAGCATTGGTTGTCCACAAAAAAAGACAAACATATATTATTGATGGTTTTAATGATATTCATAACAGAGAGCATGATAAAGAACCTAAGCTTCTATATTAGTAGCAGAGTCATTGTCATAGCATCAAGGACTGTAGCTGCCAAACCGGGGATAGTAAATAAAGTAACTGTTGCATTGATTAAGAAATAATTTCAAATACTTGAATAATGATACTCAAATATTGTTTCATTGATTAAGAAATAATTTCAGGAAATGTATGACAAACAGGAACTAAGATGATTTCCAAATTTAAGCTAATTAGGATTGAATTACTCAGAAACTATGCTCACCTCCAATAAGCTAAACATAAATCCAAGTTACCCAACAACATTATGGAATTAAATATATCATTATTTAATAGTACTTGAAGTTAGTGATAAAGTGAACCAGTATACTATCGGATCTCAAATAGAATAAAATTTCTGTAGAAAATCACAAAAGAGAAGACACAGAAGCTGATTTGCTGAACGACCTGTTTGGTGAAGAAATCCTTCTGAAGAAAGATCATATTTATCCTATTAAAATAGGTGATAATACCTAAGTTAAATGATCACAAATtgaacaaataaaaaatagcaaCCAAATACGAGAATTATGATTCAAGTGTAGAGAAATGTAAAGCCTAAAGGGAACAAGAAGAAAAAACTTAGCTTATAACACAATCAAGCTCACAACATCAAAAGATTGCAAGTAAATATTACTCCTCCAATattactaaaatatttgaaatatataaCAAGAGATAAGTCCATTCCTATCTCTGGGGAATAACAAACAGTAGACCGATCTTTACCTCACGACACCAGTGAAAAACAAGCATGTGCCACAATCAATGGTTGCAACCCCTACATGCTATAGTAAGATTATTTGGAACATTCCTGTCCTCAAGGAAACATCATCAAGTCTTGCATATAAAAACAAACAACACACTTTCTAAAAGGAGACCCATGTCAACCGAGACAGTGAATTCCACATCCAGTTTATACTTGGTTTTCCTTCTGTCTCACTTCAAAATGTTATCCTAACAGTGGATTATGTAGTTTTCTCAGAGTAAAAGAAAAAATCCTATGGTATACAGAATGAGTcaactagcttacacatttcaagaaatgAAAGTCAAGTAAAGTCGGTCTTGATTCCCTTCGTCAAGTTGCAATATCAACAGAGTAAGAAATTAAGCCCTAATACAAATAACATTTGGCATGTATGaaaatttacaaactgcaaaggaCAGGTCTGGTAGTAATAAATGTGGTGAGCATGTTGATACTAACCGTCTTTTTAATCTTGGACTCTGCTTTGTCTCCATATCTCTCTCCTCAGACTGAACTCTGGAATCCTTTGGCAGTGAATGTTTTAAACTCGAGCCAGATACAGCAGTAATGCCGGCCTCAGCGTCCTACAGTAGTTTGAGGTAAAGAAGTATATGAACCCAAATAATCGCACAAGCTCTGAATGGCATAGAGAGACAACCATGAGTtaactttttaaaaaaaatcttaaatgtaTCAAAGAAAAAACTCTGGATCAGAAAAGTTAAATACCATCCTCTTCTGCTTCTCTTGCTCGAACTCTCTTCCCTCTTTCTCCTTTCTCTTCTGTATTTCCTGAGTGATTCTTTCACTCTCCGCCTGCAACACAAACAATGCATTAGAACACAGAGTTAACAAGAACAATGCAACAGTACCACAGAAGTAATAAAATTCAAAGGAACCATtctctttttcaattcctcttctttggcATCCAAGAACTGCTGCGGAACACCGCTGGCATTATTTTGTGCACTGAGGAGAAGTC comes from the Musa acuminata AAA Group cultivar baxijiao chromosome BXJ1-10, Cavendish_Baxijiao_AAA, whole genome shotgun sequence genome and includes:
- the LOC103999658 gene encoding uncharacterized protein LOC103999658 isoform X2; protein product: MSGGFFRGTSAEQDTRFSNKQAKLLKTQKFAPVLDHPVDVTKVKMDVIRPWIATRATELLGFEDEVLINFVYGLLDGKVDGKQIQIQLTGFLEKNTGKFMKELWGLLLSAQNNASGVPQQFLDAKEEELKKRMAESERITQEIQKRKEKEGREFEQEKQKRMDAEAGITAVSGSSLKHSLPKDSRVQSEERDMETKQSPRLKRREGRSRSRSLSSHSQGHSLSPSRRYHSPHRRAMSSERQYKSPARRSISPRHTYSPRSNWSPSRRRSPRRRSPSPIRRKSPYGRRSPLLRCRSPPSRHRSPVQNRRRSPSPSRHRRLPSPSRHRRSPSPSRQRRPPAARRVSPIRRRSLSPARDKAVSPWRSPRNRFQQQKRSLHSPGNYGGDSQVSLRARKRSSSPHRSISPSYPAHRGSSRETDTRSNGYDSKRRRDKYSPKRAREKRSPVHHTLHREVVDHSDFKGNILDPLPHILTVSSRSSSPDSRDQNDIHSKDYDVPSENSSEQSDSPSHLRKSPTRRNRLSEKRLPNNIQEINDNNEESYVVREDAYCRTDSSSKKGRDSAADMKKKRFHAKKFSQEEFSNNGLEVDHSPSNQDRHSNMGIKNKETECKRVKNILWKFPMIDNTQLR
- the LOC103999658 gene encoding uncharacterized protein LOC103999658 isoform X1, yielding MSGGFFRGTSAEQDTRFSNKQAKLLKTQKFAPVLDHPVDVTKVKMDVIRPWIATRATELLGFEDEVLINFVYGLLDGKVDGKQIQIQLTGFLEKNTGKFMKELWGLLLSAQNNASGVPQQFLDAKEEELKKRMAESERITQEIQKRKEKEGREFEQEKQKRMDAEAGITAVSGSSLKHSLPKDSRVQSEERDMETKQSPRLKRREGRSRSRSLSSHSQGHSLSPSRRYHSPHRRAMSSERQYKSPARRSISPRHTYSPRSNWSPSRRRSPRRRSPSPIRRKSPYGRRSPLLRCRSPPSRHRSPVQNRRRSPSPSRHRRLPSPSRHRRSPSPSRQRRPPAARRVSPIRRRSLSPARDKAVSPWRSPRNRFQQQKRSLHSPGNYGGDSQVSLRARKRSSSPHRSISPSYPAHRGSSRETDTRSNGYDSKRRRDKYSPKRAREKRSPVHHTLHREVVDHSDFKGNILDPLPHILTVSSRSSSPDSRDQNDIHSKDYDVPSENSSEQSDSPSHLRKSPTRRNRLSEKRLPNNIQEINDNNEESYVVREDAYCRTDSSSKKGRDSAADMKKKRFHAKKFSQEEFSNNGLEVDHSPSNQDRHSNMGIKNKETECKSYTEYGPERVQGEKHSMEVSYDRQHSTKITVQVASASVVSNELVLKSSRADLSVSDAEKRAKSRSDAYRESHYETESVKKSERKMDTSSQAHSNHSDSDETNTHKYRSTKKRHKKSDRHRREDEASEPDSHTEDKEAKRRRKDEKRLRKEERRRKREDKHRKRSERHAEKLKVKSIDTVTPPPDFEKYDNGKSDGEASIKTTSRLAVAEGTESEEKRLEIELREKALESLRAKKGIGH